The window ATTAGAATTCTTTAAAAAGAAAAATATCGGTATCAAAATGCCTAACGGTGTTCCTGAAGCAGTCAGTCAATCATTTACGTCATTACTGCCTGCGTTATTTCTTTTAATTATTTTTGGTATTTTAGTCGTGGTATTTCATTTTAATCTCAACGAAATAATTGCCACAATTTTATCACCAATTACTATTGCCTTAAATTCAGTTCCCGGTTATGCGATTTACCACATGCTGTGTGCCTTAGTCTTTTTCTGTGGTATCAATTCACAAGTTGTGATCGGTGTTGCATTACCATTCTTAATGCAAAATGGTGCATTAAATGAAAAGGCTTATCTTGCAGGTGATCAACTGATGTATGCTGCTACCAATGCCACAGATGCAATGATCTGGGCGGGAGGTACAGGAGCAACACTCGGCTTAGTTATTTTAATGTCATTAACAGCACGTAGTAAATATTTTAAAACCTTAGGAAGAATGTCCATTGGTCCTGGTATTTTTAATATCAATGAACCGATTATATTTGGAACACCGATCTGCTTTAATCCTCTTTTCATGGTGCCATTTATCTTAACACCAGGTATTTTAGCGGGATTAACTTTCTTTTTCATGCAATCAGGTATCATCGATATGCCGCATGTTGCTAATTTACCTTGGACTATACCGCCAGTTATTGTTGGATTTTTAATGACAGGGGGCAGTATTTCAACCACGATTTGGTCTTTCATGATAGTGATTATTTCAATGCTTATTTATTACCCATTCTTTCGTCTTGCAGATAAACAATTTTACCAAAAAGAACGACAAGAAGCTCAACAAGTACAAGGAGAAAATGCTTAATGGATCACTTAACTATTAAACCCTTTCCTAAAGATTTTCTATGGGGAGCTGCAACAGCAGCATATCAAGTTGAAGGGGCCTATCTTGAAGATGGTAAAGGTTTATCCGTACAAGATAGTAAAAATCATAGCACTCGTTTTCATGATACTTCTGTCACATCAGATCATTATCATCGTTTTGAAGAAGATGTAGCATTAATGAAAGAGCTAGGATTAACCTCCTACCGTCTATCAATCTCATGGACACGAATTTATCCTGATGGCAAAAATCTTAATCCACAGGGAATTGAATTTTATCGTAAGTTATTTGCTACCTTGCTTCGACATAATATTAAGCCCCTAGTAACGCTTTACCATTTTGATCATCCACAAGCATTACAAGATGCTTATCACGGTTGGTATGGCGAACAAATGATTGATGACTTTACCACTTTTGCTCGTACCTGTTTTAAGGAATTCGGTGATTATGTCGAATATTTCATGACGATTTGTGAATCTAATAATGTTGTTCTTTACCCTGACTTAATTGGTGGTGTACCCGCCGGCATTGAAACGGAACAATGGCGTTTTCAAGTCAGTCGAGTAATGGCACTAGCTAATGCTCAAGTGATTAAATGCTGTCGTGAAATCTTACCATCAGCAAAAATTGGTCCCTGTATCGGTTATGCTATTGCTTATCCAGCGACTTGTGATCCAAAAGACGTAATGGCCGCTTTAAATGAAGATGAATTTAGAACATTTTATCCACTCGATTTAATCTGTTTAGGACGCCAAAATCCAACTGTCGTAAATTATTTTGCAGAACGTGGACGCGATATTCGTTTAACCGCCGAAGAGTTAGAGTTAATTAAAACAGCACAACCTGATTTTATTGCCTTTAATTATTATCAAAGCGATGTTGCCAAATACTGTCCTGAAAATACTGTGGAAACCCAACCTGAATTTAATCTAGAAGGTAAAAAAGGTGGTTATGTTTATCCACAATTCCCCGGATTATATGCTGGTAGTAGTAACCCATATTTAGAAAGAAGCGATTGGGATTGGGAGATTGATCCGATTGGACTTCGACTCGCTTTTCGTAAACTCTATGATCGCTATCAATTACCACTGATGGTGACAGAAAACGGGCTAGGTGCCTATGACTATTTTGAAAATGGTCAAATTAAAGATGATTATCGCATCAATTATTTGCAACAACATATTATGCAAATGCAACTGTCTATCAGTGATGGAGTACAAGTACTGGGCTATTATCCATGGTCATTTATGGATTTAATGAGCACAAGTAATGGTTATAACAAGCGTTATGGTTTTGTGTATGTTGATCGTGATGATAATGACTTAAAAACTCTCAATCGTTATAAAAAAGAGAGTTTTTACTGGTATCAAAAAGTCGTTAAGAGTAATGGTCAATATCTTCAACAACCTAATAAACAAGAGTTAGCGTAACAAAAGGGGTTAATAACATGAAAAAAATATTACTAATGTGTTCAGCAGGAATGTCTACCAGCATTATGGTAAAAAAAATGAAGGAAGCCGCAGTAAGTCATAAAGAAGAGGTACAGATCAACGCAATTGCTGAACAAGCGCTTGAAGAACACATTGCTGGAACGGATATCATTTTATTAGGACCGCAAGTACGCTTTTTACAAGATAAAGTACAAGCAGAAGCGAAAAATGTTCCTGTTCGTGTGATTGATATGATGGATTACGGCACAATGAATGGCGCTAAAATTTTACAATTCGCTTTAGATGTTATTGATGGGAAAAAATAAAAATGGATATGGAACAAATATGCTTCGAATTAATTTGCTATGTGGGAGACGCGAGATCATCTTTTATTCAAGCCATTAATTGTGCCAAAAAGGGAGATTATGCACAGTCAGAGCAACTGATTGAAAATGGCTTAGCCAGTTTTAATCGAGGACATGCCGTACACGCAAAACTTGTCCAAGCAGAAGCGGAAGGAATGACGGATCATCTTTCACTGTTACTGATTCATGCAGAAGATCAACTTATGAGTGCTGAAACATTTAAAATTTTATGTACTGAATTTATCGCGCTTTATCAAAAAATAGATAGTAAATAAATATAAGTTATTGCTGTTTAAATAAAAAGGAGTAAACATGAAAAAAGTATTAGCAAAATCGTTACTATTTTTAAGTATTTTTTCATTTTCATTACAAGCAATGTGCCAAGAAGTAAATATCTATTTCATACGCCATGGTAAGACTATGTTTAATACTACGGGTCAAGTACAGGGTTGGAGTGACACACCATTAACAGAAAAAGGGATACACCAAGCTAAACAAGCCGGGAAAGGGTTAGAAAATGTTGAGTTTATCGGCGCTTACTCAAGTGATATGGGGCGGGCTAGAGCAACCGCAAAACTTATTTTAGCAGAAAATAAACATCAACCAACACCTGTACTTATCGATATGATGGAACTAAGAGAATGGGGATATGGTGGATATGAAGGTCGTGATGATGCCGAACTTTGGACACCATTATTTGAAGAAAAAAACATTGAATTTAAAAAAGATTGGTCAACATGGGAAGACTTAACCAAAGCCATGACAGATGAGGAGATGGCTAATGCTATCGCTGCTAATGATAAAACAGGAACAGCGGAAAATTACCATGCAATTGTTGAACGCTTAAAGATGGGTGTGTTAGATATTATCACACAAACAGAAGCACAAGGTGGTGGTAACGTTTTAGCAGTTTCCCATGGTAGTGCTATTCCCACGATTCTTACAATATTTACACCCGATGAATACCATGGTGAAAGTATCGACAATGTCAGTTTGACCATTTTAAATTATAAAGATGGTAAATTTACCTTAAAAACAATTGGTGATACCAAATATTTACAAAACAAATAAAATCTTCAGGTACAAGATAATATTAAATAACATTAAAAGGTTATGATATTCTGCAATAAATTCTTAATGTTATTTCTACACTATCAATCATTACAATTCATAGTATATTGGTGAGAAACTAACTCATCGTTGAATAGAAATTTCTCAATTTAAAAAAGAACCTTACAAGGAGAACATAATGAAAATCATCACGGTTAACAATATGGTAGAATTGAGTCAAAGGCTAGCAGCTGAATTTCTTTATGATATCAGTAAACCTA is drawn from Orbaceae bacterium BiB and contains these coding sequences:
- a CDS encoding PTS lactose/cellobiose transporter subunit IIA translates to MEQICFELICYVGDARSSFIQAINCAKKGDYAQSEQLIENGLASFNRGHAVHAKLVQAEAEGMTDHLSLLLIHAEDQLMSAETFKILCTEFIALYQKIDSK
- a CDS encoding glycoside hydrolase family 1 protein, coding for MDHLTIKPFPKDFLWGAATAAYQVEGAYLEDGKGLSVQDSKNHSTRFHDTSVTSDHYHRFEEDVALMKELGLTSYRLSISWTRIYPDGKNLNPQGIEFYRKLFATLLRHNIKPLVTLYHFDHPQALQDAYHGWYGEQMIDDFTTFARTCFKEFGDYVEYFMTICESNNVVLYPDLIGGVPAGIETEQWRFQVSRVMALANAQVIKCCREILPSAKIGPCIGYAIAYPATCDPKDVMAALNEDEFRTFYPLDLICLGRQNPTVVNYFAERGRDIRLTAEELELIKTAQPDFIAFNYYQSDVAKYCPENTVETQPEFNLEGKKGGYVYPQFPGLYAGSSNPYLERSDWDWEIDPIGLRLAFRKLYDRYQLPLMVTENGLGAYDYFENGQIKDDYRINYLQQHIMQMQLSISDGVQVLGYYPWSFMDLMSTSNGYNKRYGFVYVDRDDNDLKTLNRYKKESFYWYQKVVKSNGQYLQQPNKQELA
- a CDS encoding PTS sugar transporter subunit IIB, which produces MKKILLMCSAGMSTSIMVKKMKEAAVSHKEEVQINAIAEQALEEHIAGTDIILLGPQVRFLQDKVQAEAKNVPVRVIDMMDYGTMNGAKILQFALDVIDGKK
- a CDS encoding PTS transporter subunit EIIC is translated as MNILLCCSTGMSSSIVVKSLREVSHSESLDYRFLAASAGQIDMYIDKVDMVLLAPQNITALARIKQLGAERNIPVLIIDREDYGNIDSKKILQLIRLYTEKQGNDEMENKSTNFLEKHLMPIAVKVGSNKPLTVIRNAMCACMALLIIGSISILLSNIPYEPIAVFLSPAAPFFNTIFNGTTGIMGLLTAASIAYYGALEYKQDIFVSIATSVSIFIVTQYQIDINGEYFLNVEGLGTVGLITAILVGFITLKTLEFFKKKNIGIKMPNGVPEAVSQSFTSLLPALFLLIIFGILVVVFHFNLNEIIATILSPITIALNSVPGYAIYHMLCALVFFCGINSQVVIGVALPFLMQNGALNEKAYLAGDQLMYAATNATDAMIWAGGTGATLGLVILMSLTARSKYFKTLGRMSIGPGIFNINEPIIFGTPICFNPLFMVPFILTPGILAGLTFFFMQSGIIDMPHVANLPWTIPPVIVGFLMTGGSISTTIWSFMIVIISMLIYYPFFRLADKQFYQKERQEAQQVQGENA
- a CDS encoding histidine phosphatase family protein, encoding MKKVLAKSLLFLSIFSFSLQAMCQEVNIYFIRHGKTMFNTTGQVQGWSDTPLTEKGIHQAKQAGKGLENVEFIGAYSSDMGRARATAKLILAENKHQPTPVLIDMMELREWGYGGYEGRDDAELWTPLFEEKNIEFKKDWSTWEDLTKAMTDEEMANAIAANDKTGTAENYHAIVERLKMGVLDIITQTEAQGGGNVLAVSHGSAIPTILTIFTPDEYHGESIDNVSLTILNYKDGKFTLKTIGDTKYLQNK